The genome window CCGGGGGGAGGCAGCCGAGACCAGGATTGCCAGCGACGCCGAGGGGCGGGGCGGTCGGCGCCGATGGGGCCGCAGGCTCGCTGCGGGTCGCCCGGGCGCCGAGGGCCTGGCCGGCGATGAACGCGACGAGGAGCAGCGCGAGCACGGCCAGGCCCAGGGCCGCCGGGTCGCGGTGGACATTGATGACCTTGCCGAAGACATCGCGGACACGGCCGCCGCTGACGCTCACGGATTGCTGCGTGTCAACGTCGCCCTCGGTGTGAATATCGTGCTGTGGGGCGCGGTGCGGGTCGTTGTGCATCGGTGGCCCTGGGGGTGATGGGGGCCGGGCGCGGGCGTTGGGTGACGGCCGCCGTAGAGACGGCCTGCTGGGCCGTCTCTACGGCGGTTTCCTGTGGTTCGCGCGGCGTCGCGGGCGCCGGGGCGGCGTTATGTACCGGCATGAACGCGCGCGGTGGACAAATCGGCGCAGGGAAAGGGGTGAGGAAACCGTGTTCAATTCAACCCGACGACACGTCGCCAACCCCGCCAATCCAAAATCCAAAATCTAAAATCCACAATCAAATCGCCTCGTTCCGCTTCAGGCGCTCATACAGCGCATTGGTCTCCGGCAGGGGAGCCATGCCCAGCTCGTCCTGGAGGGCGTGGACGCAGCGGGTGTAGCTCCGCAGGGCCTGGGAGCGGCTGCCGGCGCGGGCGTGGGCGCGCATCAGGCACTGGTAGGCCTCTTCGTAGCAGCGGTCGCGGCGCAGGACCTGCTCGCAGATCTGGATGGCCTCCGCCTGGTCGCCCTCGGCGCTGAGGCGTTCGGCATAGCGCACGGCCACGTCCAGGTAACGCGCCAGCAGGCGCTCGCGTTCCTCGATCGTCCAGGGGTCGTAGAGCGACTCGGCCAGGTAATCGCCACGGTACAGTTGCACAGCGATCTGGGCATTGCGCCGGGCGAACTCGGGGTCGTCGCTGGCGGCGGCGGCGGCGGCGCGCAACTCGAACTCGTCCACGTCAATCCACACGCCGTAGGAGGGGGCGAAGCTGTAGGCGAGACCCTGCCGCCGAATGAAGAAGGGCGCGACCCGCGGCGGGCGGTTCGGCTCCAGGGCCGCGTTGAGGGCGTTGAGGGTCACCTTGAACTGCCGTTCGGCAGCGTCGAGGTCGGCGTCGGGCCACAGGGCGGCGCAGATCTGCTCGCGCTGCACCCAGTGGCCCCGCTGGGTGAGCAGAAGCTGGAAGAGCTGGCGCGCCTTTTCGCGCTGCCACTCGCGGGCCTGAATCTCCTGGGACCCGCGCCAGACGCGGAAGGTGCCGAACATCTGCACGCGCAGGGTGTAGCCGGGGTGGTAATCCTCCACCGTGTCGTCGGCGGCGATAGTGGGAAAGCCCTGGCGCAGCAGAGCGCGGGCCAGGTCGCCGTGCCCGGGCAGGCTGCGCGCGCGCAGCAGCAGGGGCACGATCGAGGCCATATCACGCGGCCCGAATAGGCTCGGCCCCACCAGCACCCCGGTGTAGCCGTGGGTTTCCGCGGCATCGAGCAGGGCGGCAATCGCAGCGTCGGCGGCGGCCCCGTCGTTGGCGCGCACGGCGCGGATGGCCCGCCAGAGGGTGACCATCGCCTGCCCATAGGTGTCGCCGCCGCGGGCGAAACGCTGGCGGGCCTGCTCGAGCCAGTTCAGGGCGCGGCTGTCGCCAGCGGCCACGCCCGCCCCTCCCAGGGCCAGCAGGATCAGCGCGGCGGTCCATTCATCACCCGCGGCGGCGGCGATCTGCAACCCCTCCTGCGCGTCAGCCTCAGCGCGGGCCAGGTCGCCAGCGTGGCCGAACAGCAGGGTCAGGCCGAGGTACGCCTCGGCGCGGGTGCGGGCCACCCCGATGGCCTGAATGAGCCGCATGCCTTCGACATAATGTTGCAGCGCGGGTCCAGGGTCATTAGTGGTGACCAGTTGGTAGGCATGGCCGACGCGCAGGGCGGCGATGGCCTCGGTCAGGCGCGAACCGGACTGCTGGGCCTCGGCGAGGCCGCGGCGAGCCATTGCCAGGGCGCGGGTGCCGCTGCCCAGCATGGCGTAGATCAGCGCCAGCAGCAGCAACGGCTCGCGATGAGCATTCACGCGCTCGACGCCCTGCCGGCCCTCCTGAGCCTCGGCCCAGAGCTGGGCCTCGAGTTGCTGGCGCGCCTCATTGAGCCGCCCGGCGCGCAGCAGCAGGCGCGGCGGCACCGGCCCGGAGCGCGCCGCCGGATCATCCGAACGGGGAGCGCTAGTCGCCGGGTGTCCGGCGGCCTCGCGTCGAGCGCCAGCCTCCTCAACAGTTTGCGCGGCCCGCTCGAGGATCAACGCCACGTCGGCGCGGCCGCGATTGGCCCAGTTTTCAGCCTGCAGGCGCAGCAGATTGGCCCGTTCGGCAAAGCGCTCGCGGGGCAACAGCTTGAGCGCCCGCTTGAGCAGGTCGGTGGCGTGAGCGGGCTGCACTGTATCCAGGTAGACCTCGGCCAGACCGCGCAGGGCGCGCACCTGGCCGTCCAGATCGCCACTGGCAGCATAGGCCCGCTCGGCGGCGCTCTCGGCCTTAATCGCGTCATCGTAGCGGCCCATCTGGCGCAAGGCGGCAGCCTGCAACTCCAGGAGGCGCGGCTGTTCGCGTACCGCGGCAGGCAGGCGCAAGATCCAGGACAGCATCCGCTCGGGGCGCCCGGCGCCGAGCATCGAGGGCGCCAGTTGCACCACCGCGGCTACCGCCTCCTCATCGGCCCCCGCGCAGAGCAGGTGGTGGAGCACGCCGTCGGGGTCGTTCTGGCCCCGGTAGTAATCGGCGGCGCGGCGGTGCAGTTGCACCCAGGCGGGCAGATCGCGCGCGGCCCGGCGTTCGAAGAAGGCCCGAAAGATCGGCAGCAGGCGCGGGGCCTGCCCATCAATGGGGAGCAGCAGGCGCCGGCGGGCCAGCTCGGCGAGGTAGGGTTCGGGCGCCTCGCCATCGAGCAGGGCGGCGCACAGCGAGCGGTCAAGCCAGCGCAGACCGGCGACGTGTAGCAGGAAGCGTTGCAGCGACGCAGGCAACTCGGCGAACAGTTCCTGCTCCAGGTAGCCATCGAGGGCTGAAGGGCCGTGCAGCCCCAGGGCCATGCGCCAGTCGGCGGCGCCAATGACGGCCTGCACGCCCAGGGGCCAGCCGCGCGAGACCTCAATCAGCGCGTCGAGGTCGCGAGGAGCGGCCTGGCCGGCGATAGCGAAGAGGGCGCGGGCTTCTTCAAGATCAAAGGCCAGATCGTCGGGGCCAAGGGCCAGCAATTCTCCCCGCAGGCGCGCGGTCTCGACGGCGCCGAGGGCCGGCTCGACCCGCGTGGCGAGGGTCAGGTGCAGGCGCATGGGCTGCACGCTGATCAGATGGTCAACCAGTTGGCGCAGTTCGGGTCGCTCATCGGCCAGATGATAATCATCAATTACCAGGAGCGTTTCATCGTCCAGCGCCGCAGCCAATTCATTGACCAGCGTTTCGACCGCGGCGCGGGGATCGCCGCCGCGGGCCAGGGCGGCCTCGATGCGGGCCTCGTCGAGAGCG of Chloroflexaceae bacterium contains these proteins:
- a CDS encoding transcriptional regulator, producing the protein MTRLAPPAQQTRLLRRQRVETRLAAALDYPLCVVVAPAGGGKTTALAALAAVGGWPAAWCRARRGDDPALFLRHLAAAFRPVAALDEARIEAALARGGDPRAAVETLVNELAAALDDETLLVIDDYHLADERPELRQLVDHLISVQPMRLHLTLATRVEPALGAVETARLRGELLALGPDDLAFDLEEARALFAIAGQAAPRDLDALIEVSRGWPLGVQAVIGAADWRMALGLHGPSALDGYLEQELFAELPASLQRFLLHVAGLRWLDRSLCAALLDGEAPEPYLAELARRRLLLPIDGQAPRLLPIFRAFFERRAARDLPAWVQLHRRAADYYRGQNDPDGVLHHLLCAGADEEAVAAVVQLAPSMLGAGRPERMLSWILRLPAAVREQPRLLELQAAALRQMGRYDDAIKAESAAERAYAASGDLDGQVRALRGLAEVYLDTVQPAHATDLLKRALKLLPRERFAERANLLRLQAENWANRGRADVALILERAAQTVEEAGARREAAGHPATSAPRSDDPAARSGPVPPRLLLRAGRLNEARQQLEAQLWAEAQEGRQGVERVNAHREPLLLLALIYAMLGSGTRALAMARRGLAEAQQSGSRLTEAIAALRVGHAYQLVTTNDPGPALQHYVEGMRLIQAIGVARTRAEAYLGLTLLFGHAGDLARAEADAQEGLQIAAAAGDEWTAALILLALGGAGVAAGDSRALNWLEQARQRFARGGDTYGQAMVTLWRAIRAVRANDGAAADAAIAALLDAAETHGYTGVLVGPSLFGPRDMASIVPLLLRARSLPGHGDLARALLRQGFPTIAADDTVEDYHPGYTLRVQMFGTFRVWRGSQEIQAREWQREKARQLFQLLLTQRGHWVQREQICAALWPDADLDAAERQFKVTLNALNAALEPNRPPRVAPFFIRRQGLAYSFAPSYGVWIDVDEFELRAAAAAASDDPEFARRNAQIAVQLYRGDYLAESLYDPWTIEERERLLARYLDVAVRYAERLSAEGDQAEAIQICEQVLRRDRCYEEAYQCLMRAHARAGSRSQALRSYTRCVHALQDELGMAPLPETNALYERLKRNEAI